From Enhydrobacter sp., the proteins below share one genomic window:
- a CDS encoding GNAT family N-acetyltransferase, whose product MTVQETAGRGTNRPVVTIKLASTSDELMQCFMLRSAVYIGEQQCPYREEFDGNDYTASHLILYVDGEPASCMRLRWFQSFVKFERAVVLKRYRSMGLWQPFIEWAKDFARSKGFAKVYLHSQHRLWPIMERMGFKRVDDKVFYFSDHEYGAFYYDLTDRPEEAPTMHSDPLLLNRPEDRLDMPGILEESVKRGASNPHAAWTERRAN is encoded by the coding sequence ATGACCGTGCAAGAGACGGCGGGCCGCGGGACGAACCGGCCGGTCGTGACCATCAAGCTCGCATCCACGTCGGACGAGCTCATGCAGTGCTTCATGCTGCGCTCGGCGGTCTATATCGGCGAGCAGCAGTGCCCGTACCGGGAGGAGTTCGACGGCAACGACTACACCGCGAGCCATCTCATCCTCTATGTCGACGGCGAGCCGGCGTCGTGCATGCGGCTGCGTTGGTTCCAGTCCTTCGTGAAGTTCGAGCGCGCCGTCGTGCTGAAGCGCTACCGCTCGATGGGGCTGTGGCAGCCCTTCATCGAATGGGCGAAGGACTTCGCCCGGAGCAAGGGCTTCGCCAAGGTCTACCTTCACTCGCAGCACCGGCTGTGGCCGATCATGGAGCGCATGGGCTTCAAGCGGGTCGACGACAAGGTCTTCTACTTCTCCGACCACGAGTACGGGGCGTTCTATTACGACCTCACCGACCGGCCGGAGGAAGCGCCGACGATGCACAGCGATCCTCTCCTGCTGAACAGGCCGGAGGATCGTCTCGACATGCCGGGAATACTGGAGGAGTCGGTCAAGCGGGGGGCGAGCAATCCGCACGCGGCATGGACCGAGCGCCGGGCGAACTGA
- a CDS encoding GNAT family N-acetyltransferase: MSDTTRTIGGEAVTTKLAMKMEDSLQAFAVRAACFIGELDVPYSEEFDGHDFGATHVIAYVGDEPVGAVRVRWFQSFAMPERLAVIQRFRGHSIGQLLLERCRHLAQSRGCNMLYTQALPTDVGYWEKQGWRRLIPEEASSGMKRIVAMVRAVDPSKPLPEVEAPEAIVLRREQQLDATGLPLGTVTN, translated from the coding sequence ATGTCTGACACGACTCGAACGATCGGCGGCGAAGCCGTCACCACCAAGCTGGCCATGAAGATGGAGGACTCGCTGCAGGCCTTCGCGGTGCGCGCCGCCTGCTTCATCGGCGAACTCGACGTGCCCTACTCGGAGGAGTTCGACGGCCACGATTTCGGCGCCACCCACGTCATCGCCTATGTCGGCGACGAGCCGGTCGGGGCGGTGCGCGTGCGCTGGTTCCAGTCCTTCGCCATGCCGGAACGGCTGGCCGTCATCCAGCGCTTCCGCGGCCACAGCATCGGCCAGCTCCTGCTCGAGCGCTGCCGGCATCTGGCGCAGAGCCGCGGCTGCAACATGCTCTATACCCAGGCCCTGCCGACGGACGTCGGCTACTGGGAGAAGCAGGGCTGGCGGCGCCTGATCCCGGAGGAGGCGTCGAGCGGCATGAAGCGCATCGTCGCCATGGTGCGCGCGGTCGACCCGAGCAAGCCCTTGCCGGAGGTCGAGGCCCCCGAGGCGATCGTGCTGCGCCGCGAGCAGCAACTCGACGCGACGGGACTGCCGCTCGGCACCGTCACCAACTGA
- a CDS encoding DUF1028 domain-containing protein has product MTWSIILHERSSGRIGVAVATKFFAVGARVPHVEPTRGAVCTQALTNPLYGRHGLRLIRDGVGAADIVRILTAPDAGREHRQLHVLGADGRFAAHTGAECVPWCGHWIGDDMSIAGNMLAGPDVIAETARALRENAALPLPRRLIAAMKAGEAAGGDKRGKQSAALLIYGNQEYSELDLRVDDHVDPLAELERLEAVSRERWTHFRAFSPTRENPSGIFDRAAIEAGVERSLAAERAVGKG; this is encoded by the coding sequence ATGACCTGGTCGATCATCCTGCACGAGCGCTCGAGCGGCCGCATCGGCGTCGCCGTCGCCACCAAGTTCTTCGCCGTCGGCGCGCGCGTGCCGCATGTCGAGCCGACCCGCGGCGCCGTCTGCACGCAGGCGCTGACCAACCCGCTCTACGGCCGCCATGGGCTGCGGCTGATCCGCGACGGCGTCGGCGCCGCCGACATCGTGCGGATCCTGACGGCGCCCGACGCCGGCCGCGAGCACCGCCAGCTCCACGTCCTGGGCGCCGACGGCCGCTTCGCCGCCCACACCGGCGCCGAGTGCGTGCCGTGGTGCGGTCACTGGATCGGCGACGACATGTCGATCGCCGGCAACATGCTGGCCGGTCCCGACGTCATCGCCGAAACGGCGCGGGCGTTGCGGGAGAACGCCGCGCTACCGCTGCCGCGCCGGCTGATCGCGGCGATGAAGGCGGGCGAGGCTGCCGGCGGCGACAAGCGCGGCAAGCAGTCGGCGGCGCTGCTGATCTACGGCAACCAGGAATATTCCGAGCTCGACCTCCGGGTCGACGACCACGTCGATCCCCTCGCCGAGCTGGAACGCCTCGAGGCGGTGAGCCGCGAGCGGTGGACGCATTTCCGCGCCTTTTCGCCGACCCGCGAGAACCCGTCGGGCATCTTCGATCGCGCCGCGATCGAGGCCGGAGTCGAGCGCAGCCTGGCGGCCGAGCGCGCGGTGGGGAAAGGCTAG
- a CDS encoding gamma-glutamyltransferase family protein yields MGILERGGNAFDAAVATAFTLQVVEPHLCGPGGDVPLILHAVKHGRTEIVCGQGSMPAGATIAHYKGHLGLDLIPGTGLLPACIPGTFDAYMTVLRDYGTMRVADVLTPAIGYWLNGHPLAERASATIATVADNFRQHWPSSAAIFLPGNEVPRPASLFRNVALGNTYARLLAEAEAGGGGREAEIERARRAWSQGFVAEAIDRFCSAEEVMDVSGRRHRGVLRGDDMARWQATVETPLAYDYGRYTVCKAHSWTQGPVVLQQLALLKGFDLDGMDPTSADFIHLVVEASKLAFADREAFYGDPAFVDVPMQTLLSDAYNANRRRLIDPTRASLEQRPGRVDGYGGVVKLRRADGQRLGVAASGAGEPTVGRVGQTSGDTVHFDIVDRDGNMISATPSGGWLQSSPVIPELGFPLGTRGQMFWLEEGLPGSLAPGKRPRSTITPTLAHRDGEPYMVWGSPGGDQQDQWITQLFLRHVHCGMNLQEAIDAPAWHSEHFPSSFWPRTARPGVLVLEGRVPKETVDELRKRGHEVELNDDWSEGRLTAASREDPWRRAAANPRGMQGYAAGR; encoded by the coding sequence ATGGGCATCCTCGAGCGCGGCGGCAACGCCTTCGACGCCGCCGTCGCCACCGCCTTCACCCTACAGGTGGTCGAGCCGCATCTCTGCGGGCCGGGCGGCGACGTGCCGCTGATCCTGCATGCGGTAAAGCACGGCCGAACCGAGATCGTGTGCGGCCAGGGCTCGATGCCGGCCGGCGCCACCATCGCCCATTACAAGGGCCATCTCGGACTCGATCTCATCCCCGGGACCGGCCTGCTGCCGGCCTGCATCCCCGGCACGTTCGACGCCTACATGACGGTGCTGCGCGACTACGGCACGATGCGCGTGGCCGACGTGCTGACGCCCGCCATCGGCTACTGGCTGAACGGCCATCCGCTGGCCGAGCGCGCCTCGGCCACCATCGCCACCGTCGCCGACAATTTCCGCCAGCACTGGCCGAGCTCGGCGGCGATCTTCCTGCCGGGCAACGAGGTGCCGAGACCGGCGTCGCTGTTCCGCAACGTCGCGCTCGGCAACACCTATGCGCGCCTCCTCGCGGAAGCCGAGGCCGGCGGCGGCGGGCGCGAGGCCGAGATCGAGCGCGCTCGCAGGGCGTGGAGCCAGGGTTTCGTCGCCGAGGCGATCGACCGCTTCTGCTCGGCCGAGGAGGTGATGGACGTCTCGGGCCGGCGCCACCGGGGCGTGCTGCGCGGCGACGACATGGCGCGGTGGCAGGCCACGGTGGAAACGCCGCTCGCCTACGACTACGGCCGCTACACGGTGTGCAAGGCGCACAGCTGGACGCAGGGGCCGGTGGTGCTGCAGCAGCTCGCGCTGCTCAAGGGCTTCGACCTCGACGGCATGGACCCGACCAGCGCCGACTTCATCCATCTGGTCGTCGAGGCGAGCAAGCTCGCCTTCGCCGACCGCGAGGCCTTCTACGGCGATCCGGCGTTCGTCGACGTGCCGATGCAGACCCTGCTGTCGGACGCCTACAACGCCAACCGGCGCCGGCTGATCGATCCGACGCGCGCCTCGCTGGAGCAGCGCCCGGGCAGGGTCGACGGCTATGGCGGCGTGGTGAAGCTGCGCCGCGCCGACGGCCAGCGGCTGGGCGTGGCGGCGAGCGGCGCCGGCGAGCCGACGGTCGGCCGCGTCGGCCAGACCAGCGGCGACACCGTGCATTTCGACATCGTTGATCGCGACGGCAACATGATCTCAGCCACGCCCTCGGGCGGCTGGCTGCAAAGCTCGCCGGTGATCCCCGAGCTCGGCTTCCCGCTCGGCACGCGCGGCCAGATGTTCTGGCTCGAGGAAGGTCTGCCGGGATCGCTGGCGCCGGGCAAGCGGCCGCGCAGCACGATCACGCCCACGCTCGCCCATCGCGACGGCGAGCCCTACATGGTGTGGGGCTCGCCCGGCGGCGACCAGCAGGACCAGTGGATCACCCAGCTCTTCCTGCGCCACGTCCATTGCGGCATGAACCTGCAGGAGGCGATCGACGCGCCGGCCTGGCACAGCGAACATTTCCCCTCCTCCTTCTGGCCGCGCACTGCCCGGCCGGGCGTGCTGGTGCTGGAGGGCCGCGTGCCGAAGGAGACGGTCGACGAGCTGAGGAAGCGCGGCCACGAGGTCGAGCTGAACGACGACTGGTCCGAAGGCCGGCTCACGGCGGCGTCGCGCGAGGATCCCTGGCGCCGGGCCGCGGCCAACCCGCGCGGCATGCAGGGCTACGCGGCGGGACGCTGA